A single Novipirellula galeiformis DNA region contains:
- the asnB gene encoding asparagine synthase (glutamine-hydrolyzing): MCGITGAVWLDPRRAVDASRLSKMTDSIAHRGPDDSQTWICTDQHDAYGRQVGVGLGFRRLSIIDLEGARQPMANEDGTVRMVFNGEIYNFETLRRRLEGSGHTFATHGDGESILHLYEDIGTDCFSHLNGMFAIAIWDANRNRLVLARDRIGQKPLYYALKDDRLVFGSELKCLVAAGGVCNEIDPAAIDEFLTYQYIPHPGTIWKGVHKLPPGHFAVFENGQVRVERYWNYDPTLEIPISHADACDRLRELLTDSVRLRMHSDVPLGSFLSGGIDSSLITAIAQSLSDQPVKTFSIGFPIADFDETAYAAQVAKHLGTDHQRFEVTPRGVDVIDHLVWHYDEPFGDSSAVPTWYLSELTRKQVTVALSGDGGDELFAGYERYRALWLSNKLQKMFPLHRMPGIGLVQRLPDSAKRRSFTRRAKRFLEALGQPAARRYLNWLQIFPESLRAGLYTDDFVQQLPGDDPFDFLDSVWARSAGRDVVTRASTSDVLSYLPCDLCTKVDIASMGNGLEVRQPLLDYRVVEFAASLPVRYKFRGGRGKLILQDAFGSLIPKSIFTRKKMGFGIPIANWFRDELKPMVHDTLLADDAKILPFLRRSTVAELVRSHEQNEQNHGYRLWNLLILEKWLRRWT, translated from the coding sequence ATGTGTGGCATTACTGGGGCGGTTTGGCTCGATCCGCGACGAGCTGTCGATGCGTCGCGGCTGAGCAAGATGACCGACTCGATTGCCCACCGTGGGCCCGATGACTCCCAAACCTGGATTTGCACGGACCAGCATGACGCCTACGGACGCCAGGTCGGAGTGGGGCTCGGATTTCGTCGGCTTAGCATCATCGATCTCGAAGGTGCCCGCCAACCGATGGCCAACGAAGACGGCACCGTGCGGATGGTCTTTAACGGCGAAATCTATAATTTCGAAACGCTGCGGCGTCGACTCGAAGGTAGCGGACACACCTTCGCGACCCATGGCGATGGCGAATCAATCCTGCATCTCTACGAGGACATCGGCACCGATTGCTTTTCACATCTCAACGGCATGTTCGCGATCGCGATCTGGGATGCCAACCGGAATCGACTCGTGTTGGCACGCGATCGGATTGGTCAAAAGCCTCTCTACTACGCGCTCAAGGACGATCGGCTTGTCTTCGGCAGCGAGCTAAAGTGCTTGGTGGCGGCCGGTGGCGTTTGCAACGAGATCGACCCTGCGGCGATCGACGAATTCCTGACCTACCAATACATCCCTCACCCTGGCACGATTTGGAAAGGCGTACACAAATTGCCGCCGGGTCACTTCGCGGTATTCGAAAATGGCCAAGTTCGCGTCGAGCGATACTGGAACTACGATCCCACTCTCGAGATTCCGATCTCGCATGCCGATGCCTGTGATCGATTGCGAGAATTGTTGACCGATTCGGTCCGACTGCGGATGCACAGCGACGTTCCGCTCGGGTCGTTCCTGTCCGGTGGCATCGACTCGTCGCTGATCACCGCGATTGCTCAATCGCTTTCGGATCAACCGGTCAAGACCTTTAGCATCGGTTTCCCGATCGCCGATTTCGACGAAACCGCTTACGCGGCCCAGGTCGCCAAGCATCTCGGGACCGACCACCAACGCTTCGAAGTCACTCCCCGTGGCGTCGACGTGATCGACCACTTGGTATGGCACTACGACGAACCGTTTGGAGATTCGTCGGCGGTTCCGACGTGGTATTTGTCCGAGCTAACGCGAAAACAGGTGACGGTCGCACTTTCGGGCGACGGCGGCGATGAATTGTTCGCGGGCTATGAACGGTATCGTGCTTTGTGGCTTAGCAATAAGCTGCAAAAGATGTTTCCTCTGCACCGCATGCCGGGCATCGGATTGGTCCAGCGGTTGCCTGATTCTGCGAAGCGTCGCTCGTTCACGCGCCGCGCCAAACGCTTCCTCGAAGCCCTTGGGCAACCGGCCGCGCGGCGTTATTTGAATTGGCTACAAATCTTTCCCGAATCGTTGCGTGCGGGCCTGTACACGGACGACTTCGTGCAACAGTTACCAGGGGATGATCCGTTTGATTTCCTCGATTCCGTGTGGGCTCGTTCCGCAGGACGCGATGTCGTCACGCGCGCTTCGACGAGCGACGTGTTGAGCTATCTGCCCTGCGACCTTTGCACCAAAGTCGACATTGCCTCGATGGGCAACGGATTGGAGGTGCGGCAACCGTTGCTCGATTACCGCGTGGTCGAATTTGCAGCGTCGTTGCCGGTGCGATACAAATTCCGCGGGGGTCGAGGAAAGTTGATCCTGCAAGACGCGTTTGGCTCGCTGATTCCCAAATCGATTTTCACACGCAAAAAGATGGGTTTTGGGATCCCGATTGCAAACTGGTTTCGCGACGAACTCAAACCGATGGTCCACGACACCTTGTTAGCCGACGATGCCAAGATCCTTCCTTTTTTGCGTCGCTCGACGGTAGCCGAATTGGTCCGATCGCACGAACAGAACGAACAAAACCACGGCTACCGACTCTGGAATCTACTAATTCTCGAAAAGTGGTTGCGGCGTTGGACTTGA
- a CDS encoding serine/threonine-protein kinase encodes MISEPTIILSGTDPDLPQNVPLGLARYSHLREMARGGSAVLRAGFDCVTGRTVAIKSLLPETRHDRREQRRILREARVTAQLQHPNTVPVYDIGNDEVEGMYFVMKRISGENFFEILKRIARGDEATITAFPTHARLEIVASACQALAYSHARGVIHRDFKPENIWVGNFGEVILLDWGVAKVWGHADDNEPVNRSVLETREEAEHEQLRTLTGGGQRPGTPLYMSPEQVDGNRGIDERTDIFSAGVVLYEMLALREPFRGADINETFDNIRHKELEPPSQRSPDRHIPKAADEVVMRAIQKRPGNRFQSMRDLIEAIRAIDCS; translated from the coding sequence ATGATTAGCGAACCTACCATCATTCTGTCAGGCACCGATCCGGACCTCCCCCAGAACGTACCTCTTGGGCTGGCCCGTTACAGTCATCTGCGCGAGATGGCTCGTGGCGGCAGTGCGGTCCTCCGGGCTGGATTCGACTGTGTCACCGGACGCACCGTGGCCATCAAATCGCTGCTGCCGGAAACTCGCCATGATCGGCGTGAACAGCGACGAATCCTGCGCGAAGCACGCGTCACCGCGCAACTACAACATCCCAACACCGTGCCGGTTTATGACATTGGCAACGATGAGGTCGAAGGGATGTACTTTGTCATGAAGCGGATCTCGGGAGAGAACTTTTTCGAGATCCTCAAACGAATTGCACGCGGCGACGAAGCGACCATCACCGCCTTTCCGACGCATGCGAGATTGGAGATTGTCGCCAGCGCTTGCCAAGCGCTCGCCTACTCGCACGCGCGAGGCGTGATCCATCGCGATTTCAAGCCCGAAAACATTTGGGTGGGAAATTTCGGCGAAGTGATCCTGCTCGATTGGGGTGTTGCCAAGGTGTGGGGACACGCCGACGACAACGAACCCGTCAATCGCAGCGTTCTCGAAACGCGGGAAGAAGCCGAGCACGAACAACTGCGCACCCTCACCGGAGGCGGTCAACGCCCGGGCACGCCACTGTACATGTCGCCTGAGCAAGTCGATGGCAATCGCGGCATTGACGAACGCACCGATATCTTCAGTGCCGGTGTCGTGTTGTACGAAATGCTGGCCCTTCGCGAACCGTTTCGTGGTGCGGATATCAACGAGACCTTCGACAACATCAGGCATAAAGAGCTCGAACCGCCGAGCCAGCGGTCGCCCGATCGCCACATCCCCAAGGCGGCCGACGAGGTGGTGATGCGAGCGATCCAAAAACGCCCTGGCAATCGCTTTCAATCCATGCGAGACTTGATCGAGGCGATTCGAGCAATCGATTGCTCGTAA
- a CDS encoding galactitol-1-phosphate 5-dehydrogenase, which produces MKALLLTQYKEMQVTDVDAPETGPDDVLIQVEACGICGSDIHGYDGSTGRRIPPLVMGHEAAGIVIATGKNVTDLPAGTRVTFDSMVSCGECHFCRQGDANLCDNRRVLGVSCGEYRRHGAFAEQICVPRRIVYTLPDTLPFEHAALVEAVSVAVHAANVTQVTLGDTAVVVGAGMIGLLTLQAIRAAGASQVIAVDLNDKRLAVAKQLGADVVLRGDQVDVPAEVRKWTGGRGADVALEVVGATPTIHTAIESVRKGGSVTLIGNVSPTIELPLQSVVTREITLRGTCGCNGEYPQCIDLMNRGIIQVAPLITAKISLDEAPAWFERLHAGDPDQMKVVVEPQKH; this is translated from the coding sequence ATGAAAGCGTTATTGTTAACCCAATACAAAGAGATGCAAGTCACCGACGTCGACGCGCCCGAGACGGGTCCGGACGACGTGCTCATTCAAGTCGAAGCGTGCGGCATCTGCGGCAGTGACATTCATGGCTACGACGGCAGCACCGGTCGCCGCATTCCGCCCTTGGTGATGGGGCACGAAGCGGCCGGCATTGTGATTGCCACGGGCAAGAATGTAACCGACTTGCCCGCCGGAACGCGAGTCACGTTTGACTCGATGGTTTCGTGCGGCGAATGCCATTTTTGTCGCCAAGGCGATGCCAACTTGTGCGATAACCGACGAGTGTTGGGCGTCTCGTGTGGCGAATATCGTCGTCATGGAGCGTTTGCGGAACAAATTTGCGTGCCGCGCCGCATCGTTTATACGTTGCCCGACACGTTGCCGTTTGAACACGCGGCGCTGGTGGAAGCCGTTTCGGTGGCCGTGCACGCGGCCAATGTGACCCAGGTGACGCTGGGGGACACCGCCGTGGTGGTGGGGGCGGGAATGATCGGGCTGCTGACGCTGCAAGCGATCCGGGCGGCGGGGGCTAGCCAAGTGATCGCGGTCGATTTGAACGACAAACGTTTGGCCGTCGCCAAACAACTCGGTGCCGATGTGGTGTTGCGTGGTGACCAAGTCGACGTCCCAGCGGAAGTCCGCAAATGGACCGGGGGACGCGGTGCGGATGTGGCCTTGGAAGTCGTCGGGGCGACGCCGACGATCCACACTGCGATCGAGTCGGTCCGCAAAGGCGGCAGCGTGACGTTGATCGGAAATGTGTCGCCCACCATCGAATTGCCTTTGCAATCGGTCGTGACGCGTGAGATCACGTTGCGAGGCACCTGTGGTTGCAATGGCGAGTACCCGCAATGCATCGATTTGATGAACCGAGGGATTATCCAAGTCGCACCTTTGATTACCGCCAAGATCTCATTAGACGAGGCCCCAGCGTGGTTCGAACGCTTGCACGCTGGCGATCCCGATCAGATGAAAGTCGTCGTGGAGCCGCAAAAACACTAA
- a CDS encoding cell division protein FtsH: MNDDDETLTAYHEAGHVVVGYLLGAQIDEVRLDSMIDDDLPRRFGDCLVNWGHVDAGCDWQRQRELMTILAGPVAEMVYRGERLHPAHFGPWQGDWQQACERSMGVFADPVQQVRFLEQLIAQLYRKMEQDPWWAAIAAVADELLAHEALEHEDVAAAVSFWLG; the protein is encoded by the coding sequence TTGAACGACGACGATGAAACTCTGACCGCTTACCACGAGGCGGGGCATGTGGTCGTTGGCTATCTGCTCGGAGCCCAGATCGACGAAGTGCGGCTCGATAGCATGATTGACGACGATTTACCCCGCCGCTTCGGCGATTGCTTGGTCAATTGGGGCCACGTCGATGCCGGCTGTGATTGGCAACGCCAGCGAGAATTGATGACGATTTTAGCCGGGCCGGTCGCCGAGATGGTCTATCGCGGCGAGCGGCTACATCCCGCCCACTTCGGCCCTTGGCAGGGCGATTGGCAACAAGCATGTGAGCGATCGATGGGCGTTTTTGCCGACCCGGTTCAACAGGTCCGTTTTCTGGAGCAATTGATCGCGCAACTCTATCGCAAGATGGAGCAGGATCCTTGGTGGGCCGCGATCGCTGCCGTCGCCGACGAGTTGCTCGCCCACGAAGCCTTGGAGCACGAGGACGTTGCCGCCGCCGTGTCGTTCTGGCTCGGCTAA
- a CDS encoding glutamine synthetase III family protein: protein MFAIALLFADTPGNWLPLPLHFPFAIQESIMSSTLPPETKSTPTRGPVSNGHASTPPATTARLAAIAAVTGHQSSAPSLDSSAVPMQDLFCANVFSKKVMQERLPEAVFQSLMKTIESGQKLDHSLADAAATAMKEWALAKGATHYAHVFYPLTGATAEKHDSFLSPDGKGGAIAEFSGSQLIQGEPDGSSFPTGGIRQTFEARGYTIWDVTSPAYILENRNGKTLCIPTAFVSWTGEALDKKTPVLRSMQALNQQTQRILKLFGHHDGAFVASTAGPEQEYFLIDRHFYYARPDLINAGRTLFGAKPPKGQEFDDHYFGAIPERVLAFMMETERELFKLGVPVKTRHNEVAPGQYEIAPMFESANLATDHQQLLVTTLKRMAEKHGMTCLMHEKPFAGVNGSGKHVNWSLGSRSQGNLMDPGDTPHDNAQFLVFCAAVIRAVYKHQGLLRAVVASASNDHRLGANEAPPAIMSVFLGDQLTDVFEQIKAGGANSSIKRGTLTVGVDVLPPLPKDAGDRNRTSPFAFTGNRFEFRAVGSNQSIAGPLVAMNTIVAESIDYCATKLEAATQGKPESLHGAIQTLLAEIMNECSCIIFNGDGYSDAWHDEAERLGLLNLKSTPDALPSLEAPEVTEMFQKYGVLSPRELASRLETYLEQYCMSIKVEANLTFDIAKTMILPAVNRYQNELATTCVNMQSLGCELDSDALDEISSLRQSLQQNLATLYSAMNDAFEGSSTEHAQHYGRVVLPAMNAVRESVDALEGIVADDLWPLPKYQEMLFIK, encoded by the coding sequence ATGTTTGCTATTGCTTTGCTATTTGCTGACACGCCAGGCAACTGGCTACCGCTCCCTCTTCACTTCCCATTTGCAATCCAGGAATCGATCATGAGCTCCACGCTGCCCCCCGAGACCAAGAGCACGCCGACACGTGGGCCAGTCAGCAACGGGCACGCATCCACGCCCCCTGCCACCACGGCGCGACTCGCGGCGATCGCGGCGGTGACGGGCCACCAATCCAGTGCCCCCTCGCTCGATTCCTCCGCCGTCCCGATGCAAGACCTGTTCTGTGCCAATGTGTTCAGCAAAAAGGTGATGCAGGAACGATTGCCCGAAGCGGTATTTCAATCGTTGATGAAGACAATCGAATCGGGTCAGAAACTCGATCACTCGTTGGCCGATGCGGCAGCCACCGCGATGAAAGAATGGGCGCTCGCCAAGGGCGCGACCCATTACGCCCACGTCTTCTATCCGCTAACCGGGGCTACGGCCGAGAAACACGACAGCTTCCTTAGCCCCGACGGCAAGGGTGGCGCGATCGCCGAGTTCAGTGGCAGTCAATTGATCCAAGGGGAACCGGACGGTTCGAGCTTTCCCACCGGCGGCATTCGACAAACGTTCGAAGCGCGTGGCTACACGATCTGGGACGTCACGAGCCCCGCCTACATCCTGGAAAACCGCAACGGAAAAACGCTCTGTATTCCGACGGCGTTTGTGTCATGGACGGGAGAGGCGTTGGACAAGAAGACGCCGGTATTGCGATCGATGCAGGCGTTGAACCAACAAACCCAGCGGATCTTGAAATTGTTCGGGCACCACGATGGCGCCTTCGTCGCCTCGACCGCGGGTCCCGAGCAAGAGTACTTCTTGATCGACCGTCATTTCTACTACGCACGCCCCGATCTGATCAACGCAGGCCGAACGCTGTTTGGTGCCAAGCCGCCCAAGGGTCAAGAATTCGACGATCACTACTTCGGCGCGATCCCCGAACGCGTGCTGGCGTTCATGATGGAAACCGAACGCGAGTTATTCAAATTGGGCGTGCCCGTCAAGACGCGGCACAACGAGGTCGCGCCGGGCCAGTATGAAATCGCACCGATGTTCGAATCAGCAAATCTGGCGACCGATCATCAACAATTGCTAGTGACCACGCTGAAGCGAATGGCGGAAAAGCATGGCATGACTTGCTTGATGCACGAGAAACCGTTCGCCGGCGTCAATGGTTCGGGCAAGCATGTGAATTGGTCGCTCGGCAGTCGCTCGCAGGGGAACCTAATGGATCCTGGCGACACCCCTCACGACAACGCACAATTTTTGGTGTTCTGTGCCGCAGTGATTCGCGCCGTCTACAAGCACCAAGGCTTGCTGCGAGCGGTCGTAGCTTCGGCCAGCAACGACCATCGCTTGGGAGCCAACGAAGCGCCACCCGCGATCATGTCGGTGTTCTTGGGCGACCAATTGACCGACGTGTTCGAGCAGATCAAGGCGGGGGGCGCGAACTCTTCGATCAAACGAGGCACGCTCACCGTCGGGGTGGATGTCTTGCCACCGCTGCCGAAAGACGCCGGGGATCGCAATCGCACCAGCCCCTTTGCGTTCACAGGCAACCGCTTTGAGTTCCGTGCGGTCGGCTCAAATCAATCAATCGCGGGACCGTTGGTCGCGATGAATACGATCGTGGCCGAGTCGATTGACTACTGCGCGACGAAATTGGAAGCGGCGACGCAAGGCAAGCCCGAATCGTTGCACGGCGCCATTCAAACGTTGTTGGCGGAGATCATGAACGAGTGCTCGTGCATTATCTTTAATGGCGATGGCTATTCCGACGCTTGGCATGATGAAGCGGAGCGTTTGGGCTTGTTGAACCTGAAGTCAACTCCCGATGCATTGCCCAGCTTGGAAGCCCCCGAGGTAACCGAGATGTTCCAAAAGTACGGAGTCTTGTCGCCTCGCGAGCTAGCAAGTCGATTGGAAACGTACTTGGAACAATATTGCATGTCGATCAAGGTCGAAGCGAATTTGACCTTTGACATCGCCAAGACCATGATCTTGCCCGCGGTGAATCGTTACCAGAACGAACTCGCTACGACCTGTGTCAACATGCAATCGCTGGGCTGCGAGCTTGACTCCGACGCCTTGGACGAGATCAGCTCGCTCCGCCAATCGCTGCAGCAGAACTTGGCGACCCTCTACAGCGCGATGAACGACGCGTTCGAAGGTAGCTCAACGGAACACGCCCAGCACTATGGCCGAGTGGTGTTGCCCGCCATGAACGCGGTTCGAGAAAGCGTCGATGCCCTCGAAGGCATTGTCGCCGATGACCTGTGGCCGCTACCGAAGTATCAAGAGATGTTGTTCATCAAATAG